The Aedes aegypti strain LVP_AGWG chromosome 3, AaegL5.0 Primary Assembly, whole genome shotgun sequence genome contains a region encoding:
- the LOC5569536 gene encoding probable chitinase 10, protein MYISVVILAIIGQVLTQECGICPPGPCNPDSRCQVAQDPMNPIKLPHADCGKFYKCSGGNACEMSCPAGLHWSENLSRCEWPHVACCDKNIPCTPCPEQCPTPGPVPTTTTTTTTTTTTTIATPSTTPDDNVCLPCVTQCTDNPRCPLNDDPMNPTLLPHENDCTRFYKCSNGQACLMQCRAGEHFSEKLLRCEWPNYACCDKNIPCEPFPDPTDPCWPNPCPVLDCRPDSGCPTIDDPLNPIHIRNPASCLSFYKCLQGQACLISCPVGQHWSNQLQRCEWPHIACCDPNVVCCALCRADRQQELARVFGVKMYK, encoded by the coding sequence ATGTACATATCAGTGGTGATACTTGCCATCATTGGCCAAGTATTAACTCAGGAATGTGGTATTTGCCCACCTGGGCCGTGTAATCCGGATTCTAGATGTCAAGTTGCACAAGATCCAATGAATCCCATTAAATTGCCACATGCGGattgtggaaaattttacaaatgtaGTGGTGGTAATGCCTGCGAGATGAGTTGTCCTGCTGGGCTGCACTGGAGTGAAAACCTCAGTCGTTGTGAATGGCCTCATGTTGCTTGCTGTGATAAGAATATCCCCTGCACACCTTGTCCAGAGCAATGTCCCACTCCGGGTCCAGTACCAACTACAACTACAACTACAACAacgacaacaacaacaactatAGCAACGCCAAGTACAACTCCTGATGACAACGTATGCCTTCCCTGTGTGACGCAGTGCACTGATAATCCCAGATGTCCTTTGAATGACGACCCCATGAATCCAACGCTTCTACCCCATGAAAATGATTGTACAAGATTCTACAAGTGTTCCAATGGTCAAGCCTGTCTGATGCAGTGTCGTGCGGGAGAACATTTCAGCGAAAAACTACTAAGATGCGAATGGCCCAATTATGCATGCTGTGACAAGAACATTCCATGTGAACCATTCCCGGATCCAACTGACCCGTGCTGGCCTAACCCGTGTCCTGTTCTGGACTGCCGCCCAGATAGTGGTTGCCCAACCATAGACGACCCTTTGAATCCAATTCATATACGAAATCCAGCAAGCTGTCTATCTTTCTACAAATGTTTACAAGGACAGGCTTGTCTCATTTCCTGTCCAGTAGGTCAGCATTGGAGCAACCAATTGCAGCGCTGTGAATGGCCACACATAGCTTGCTGCGATCCAAACGTAGTGTGCTGTGCTCTGTGCCGCGCCGACAGACAACAGGAGCTAGCTCGAGTTTTCGGTGTTAAAATGTacaaataa